Proteins encoded by one window of Flavobacterium sp. N502540:
- the bioB gene encoding biotin synthase BioB: MSITKHNWTKDEIIAIYNKPMMDLLYEAATIHRQKHDPNVVQVSTLLSIKTGGCPEDCGYCPQAARYNTGVEGNDLMSVSQVKAQALRAKSSGSSRVCMGAAWRNVKDGEEFDQVLEMVRTINKLDMEVCCTLGMITENQAQRLAEAGLYAYNHNLDTSEEYYKDVISTRGFEDRLQTIENVRKTNVTVCSGGIIGMGESIEDRAGMLVALSTLNPQPESVPINALVAVEGTPMEEEKPVEIWEMIRMVATTRIVMPDTQVRLSAGRTNMSREGQAMCFFAGANSIFAGDKLLTTPNPDVHEDMKMFEMLGLNPQKPFTKVSQPKTVEAADSQFVPLGEKPKWSRPGHTIERNLEATAKSKI; encoded by the coding sequence ATGAGCATTACAAAACACAATTGGACAAAAGACGAAATAATTGCCATATATAATAAACCTATGATGGACTTGCTGTATGAAGCAGCAACAATTCACAGGCAAAAACATGATCCTAACGTAGTTCAGGTATCTACTTTACTTTCAATCAAAACCGGAGGCTGTCCGGAAGACTGTGGGTATTGCCCACAAGCTGCACGTTATAACACGGGTGTTGAAGGAAACGACTTAATGAGTGTTAGCCAGGTTAAAGCACAGGCTTTACGTGCAAAATCCAGCGGATCATCACGTGTATGTATGGGAGCTGCCTGGAGAAATGTGAAAGATGGTGAAGAATTCGACCAGGTTTTAGAGATGGTTCGTACCATTAATAAACTTGACATGGAGGTTTGCTGTACCTTAGGTATGATTACCGAAAATCAGGCGCAGCGTTTGGCTGAGGCAGGTTTATATGCTTACAACCACAATTTAGATACTTCTGAAGAATATTATAAAGATGTTATTTCAACCCGTGGTTTCGAAGACCGTTTGCAAACTATCGAAAATGTTCGTAAAACGAATGTTACAGTTTGCAGTGGAGGAATCATTGGAATGGGAGAAAGTATCGAAGACAGGGCCGGAATGCTTGTAGCGCTTTCTACTTTAAACCCTCAACCGGAATCTGTGCCTATTAATGCACTCGTAGCTGTTGAAGGAACTCCTATGGAAGAAGAGAAACCGGTTGAAATCTGGGAAATGATCCGTATGGTTGCTACAACAAGAATTGTAATGCCCGATACGCAGGTTCGTCTATCAGCAGGAAGAACTAACATGAGCCGTGAAGGTCAGGCAATGTGCTTTTTTGCAGGTGCCAATTCTATTTTTGCAGGTGATAAACTGCTTACGACACCAAACCCTGATGTTCATGAAGACATGAAAATGTTTGAAATGTTAGGATTGAATCCGCAAAAGCCATTTACAAAAGTTTCGCAGCCCAAAACAGTTGAAGCAGCTGATTCGCAGTTTGTTCCTTTAGGAGAAAAACCAAAATGGTCAAGACCGGGACACACTATTGAAAGAAATCTTGAAGCTACGGCCAAATCAAAAATTTAA
- a CDS encoding cupin-like domain-containing protein, whose translation MKLKQIERVKKISKADFISQYVKNQIPVVVEELTEDWPAYHKWKLSYINEIAGNTIVPLYDDRPVNHEDGFNEAHTTMKMSDYIHLLESKPTNYRIFLYNLMKEVPLLKEDFLWPDIGLNLVKQMPMLFFGGENARVFMHYDIDYSNILHFHFHGEKQCMLFAPDQSKYMYKVPHALISREDIDFDNPDYEKFPALKNAQGFITNLKHGEMLYMPEGYWHYMKYLTPGFSMSLRAFPKNITNLSKAFYNVFIMRYFDIMMRKFKGQKWIDYKNEKAIRNTNENLQKTI comes from the coding sequence ATGAAGTTAAAACAAATCGAAAGGGTAAAAAAAATCTCGAAGGCTGATTTTATTTCCCAGTATGTAAAAAATCAAATTCCTGTTGTTGTTGAAGAATTGACCGAAGACTGGCCAGCTTATCACAAATGGAAATTATCTTATATCAACGAAATTGCCGGAAATACTATCGTTCCTCTATACGATGACAGACCTGTAAATCACGAAGATGGTTTTAACGAAGCGCATACGACTATGAAAATGAGTGATTACATTCATCTTCTGGAATCAAAACCAACCAATTACCGCATTTTTCTTTATAATCTGATGAAAGAAGTCCCACTATTAAAAGAAGACTTTTTATGGCCGGATATTGGTTTAAATTTGGTGAAACAAATGCCAATGCTATTTTTTGGCGGAGAAAATGCGCGGGTATTCATGCATTATGACATTGACTATTCCAATATTTTACATTTTCATTTTCACGGAGAAAAACAGTGCATGCTTTTTGCTCCCGATCAATCCAAATACATGTACAAGGTACCACATGCGTTAATTTCAAGAGAAGACATTGATTTTGACAACCCCGATTATGAAAAATTCCCCGCTCTTAAAAATGCACAGGGATTTATCACTAATTTAAAACATGGCGAAATGCTGTACATGCCTGAAGGATACTGGCATTACATGAAGTATTTAACCCCGGGATTTTCAATGAGTCTGAGAGCTTTTCCTAAAAATATTACAAACCTGTCAAAAGCCTTTTACAATGTTTTTATTATGCGCTATTTTGATATCATGATGCGTAAATTCAAAGGTCAAAAATGGATTGACTATAAAAATGAAAAAGCCATACGGAATACCAATGAAAATCTGCAAAAAACCATTTAA
- a CDS encoding T9SS sorting signal type C domain-containing protein — protein MLFFLILTSYFHSPWLYAEQGKAAVFFSTIDYGKKSNIVRREFLQSDKKSGTLNLNQTLCRYLIGLDLHGSTENDFVNGIGFNKVVFLKDEKLKIENHSKQGLYLFSIDRETFKERFALSCIDEALVSNSFSEKNPEVFISVEDRIIKVISTQELISQITVFDILGKQMYRKENLENLEFQLPKFNSNHQILIVKVILGNGKIVTRKILL, from the coding sequence GTGCTTTTTTTTCTGATTTTGACGAGCTATTTTCATAGTCCGTGGCTTTACGCGGAACAAGGGAAAGCGGCTGTTTTTTTCAGCACGATTGATTACGGAAAGAAAAGCAATATAGTGCGAAGGGAATTTTTACAATCCGATAAAAAAAGCGGTACGTTAAACCTCAATCAAACTTTATGTCGATATTTAATCGGTTTGGATTTGCATGGCAGTACAGAAAATGATTTTGTAAATGGAATTGGTTTTAATAAGGTCGTATTTCTAAAAGACGAAAAATTAAAAATAGAGAACCATTCAAAACAGGGACTTTATCTATTTTCTATTGACCGGGAAACTTTTAAGGAACGTTTTGCGCTGTCTTGTATTGATGAAGCTTTAGTAAGCAACAGTTTTTCGGAGAAGAATCCGGAGGTATTCATTTCAGTAGAGGATAGAATTATTAAAGTAATCTCAACTCAGGAACTAATCAGTCAAATAACCGTTTTTGATATTTTAGGCAAACAAATGTATCGAAAAGAAAATCTTGAGAACTTAGAATTTCAACTTCCAAAATTCAATTCAAACCATCAGATTTTAATTGTAAAAGTTATACTTGGAAACGGGAAAATAGTGACAAGGAAGATTTTACTTTAA
- a CDS encoding T9SS sorting signal type C domain-containing protein gives MIKKVLFFIVLVNCFHGSVLLAQQGNTILNGNCVIASGVRIQKGGSGSLTSSFNDCKLSMTASGSGGTSNSTSYGGGGNTNITINVPSLPAGAVVKSASLVISYTANPSSWKSELFVRVRPPVAVGSVQTDLRPVDGGSAANRQAGSVSNIRLGTKALWGIGNPSGDWLFEFRENVDDSANPDANISNITITVEYALPGAIDWYTSPNGGTKIGSGASFNPVGVPGSGLIDTNTAGVTTYYAACSGDPTCRTHVNFIIYDFPVGTDVTICPGGSGSLAISSVCAVEEQTPITAIGSGGTSNSTSYGGGGNTNITINVPSLPAGAVVKATNVVISYTTSSASWISEVLVRVTPPVAVGQVQNDLRPVPNGADNNVPGSVSNIPLGLGLWGTGSPSGNWIFAFREAVDDAGVPDANITNITITVNYTLPGRIDWYTTASGGTSIGSGNSFNPVGVSGSGLADTNTIGTTSYYAACSGDPTARTRVDFVIVGSPIVGTVTQPTCSVTSGSIALSGLPSGGTLTRSPGAVVVSYTGTKVTDANLAGGTYSYTVGNGNCTSAATTEVVINSPPAIATYRPGGWDDTPTIDKKLIFSSDFMSTGDVSGCSCEVNSGINVVIGEGHTLTITNDVKVLTGATITFKNTASLIQKNNVVNTGDITYERTTSPILLKDYVYWSTPVSPQTLVNLSPLTPGTMYYGFDGTQWVRTNKTDNMIVGKGYIIRAPSNYSNASKTAYPASFKGVPNNGNIETELFDSGKSYLIGNPYPSAVSADDLIANVANNAVINGTLYFWTHNTAAVPTVTNQYTADDYASYNLSGGVSAKSDPGYNSNPTLDRGTKPTGKIAAGQAFFVTTKAAGKVLFTNAMRLGAADNGQFFRSADPKKGTAIEKNRIWLNMTSTSGAFKQLLVGYIEGATNDYDSNYDGLTFDANQYIDFYSISNGNKYVIQGRALPFTDSDSVPLGYRTAVAGDFTIAIDEVDGKMLNQKIYVEDKAVGIIHDLTQSNFTFKTEAGSFTERLVLRYTDKTLGVDDFGNAKEGISVSIKDKVIAVQSFQENIKEVRVYDVLGKMLYTKKKVNDTELQIQNLSSSNQVLLVKVTLANDFTATRKIIFQ, from the coding sequence ATGATAAAAAAAGTACTTTTTTTCATTGTTTTGGTAAACTGCTTCCATGGTTCGGTGCTTTTAGCGCAACAAGGCAATACAATACTAAATGGAAATTGTGTGATTGCATCTGGTGTTAGGATTCAAAAAGGAGGCTCCGGTTCTTTAACATCCTCATTTAACGACTGTAAGTTATCTATGACTGCCAGTGGTAGTGGTGGAACATCAAATAGTACATCTTATGGTGGTGGCGGAAATACAAACATTACTATAAATGTTCCTTCGTTACCGGCCGGAGCAGTAGTAAAGAGTGCATCTCTTGTTATAAGCTATACGGCAAATCCTAGTTCCTGGAAAAGCGAATTGTTTGTTAGAGTAAGACCTCCTGTTGCTGTTGGATCGGTTCAAACTGATTTAAGGCCTGTAGACGGTGGTTCTGCTGCTAATAGACAAGCAGGTTCAGTAAGTAATATCCGGTTAGGGACAAAAGCATTATGGGGCATCGGAAACCCATCAGGAGATTGGCTCTTCGAATTTAGAGAAAATGTTGATGATTCTGCAAATCCCGATGCAAATATTTCAAATATCACCATTACAGTAGAATATGCTTTACCGGGAGCAATAGATTGGTATACATCGCCCAACGGAGGAACTAAAATTGGTTCGGGAGCATCCTTTAATCCTGTAGGGGTTCCGGGTTCCGGTCTTATAGATACTAATACTGCAGGTGTTACTACTTATTATGCGGCTTGTTCCGGGGATCCGACCTGTAGAACGCATGTAAATTTTATAATCTATGATTTTCCGGTTGGAACCGACGTTACAATTTGCCCGGGAGGTTCCGGTTCGTTAGCTATTTCATCTGTTTGTGCTGTAGAAGAGCAGACGCCTATTACCGCCATTGGTAGTGGTGGAACATCAAATAGTACATCTTATGGTGGTGGCGGAAATACAAACATTACTATAAATGTTCCTTCGTTACCGGCCGGAGCGGTAGTAAAGGCTACAAATGTTGTGATAAGTTATACAACAAGTAGTGCTTCCTGGATAAGTGAAGTGCTAGTTAGGGTAACGCCTCCTGTTGCTGTCGGGCAGGTTCAAAATGATTTGAGGCCTGTACCCAATGGGGCTGATAATAACGTTCCTGGCTCCGTAAGTAATATCCCGTTGGGGCTGGGGCTATGGGGTACTGGAAGTCCATCCGGAAATTGGATCTTCGCATTTAGAGAAGCTGTGGACGATGCCGGAGTTCCCGACGCAAATATCACCAATATTACCATTACAGTAAATTATACTTTGCCGGGAAGAATAGATTGGTATACAACAGCTAGTGGAGGAACAAGCATAGGTTCAGGAAATTCGTTTAATCCGGTAGGAGTAAGTGGTTCCGGTCTTGCAGATACCAATACTATAGGTACTACTTCTTATTATGCGGCTTGCTCCGGGGATCCGACTGCTAGGACGAGGGTGGATTTTGTAATAGTTGGTAGCCCAATAGTGGGAACAGTTACACAGCCAACCTGTAGTGTTACTTCTGGTAGTATTGCTTTAAGCGGACTGCCATCTGGTGGAACATTAACAAGATCACCCGGAGCAGTAGTGGTGTCTTATACCGGAACTAAGGTTACAGACGCTAATCTGGCAGGAGGGACATATTCGTACACAGTTGGAAATGGCAACTGTACATCAGCAGCTACTACGGAAGTTGTTATCAATTCACCACCGGCAATAGCAACCTATAGACCAGGCGGATGGGATGATACTCCAACCATAGATAAGAAACTCATTTTTAGCTCTGATTTTATGTCCACAGGGGATGTAAGCGGATGTTCTTGCGAAGTTAATTCAGGAATAAATGTTGTAATAGGAGAGGGACATACCCTGACCATTACGAATGATGTTAAAGTACTTACAGGTGCTACAATAACCTTTAAAAATACGGCAAGTTTAATACAAAAAAATAATGTAGTAAATACGGGTGATATTACGTATGAACGTACCACCTCACCTATATTGTTAAAAGATTATGTGTATTGGTCAACTCCGGTAAGCCCGCAAACATTAGTGAATCTTTCGCCTTTAACGCCCGGCACTATGTATTACGGTTTCGATGGCACACAATGGGTGCGAACGAATAAGACTGATAATATGATAGTAGGCAAAGGTTATATTATTCGTGCCCCGTCAAATTATTCGAATGCCTCTAAGACAGCTTATCCGGCAAGTTTTAAGGGAGTTCCGAATAATGGAAATATAGAAACAGAGCTGTTCGATTCAGGAAAAAGTTATTTAATAGGAAATCCATATCCGTCTGCCGTAAGTGCAGATGATCTCATTGCTAATGTAGCAAATAATGCTGTAATAAACGGAACACTTTATTTTTGGACGCATAATACGGCTGCGGTGCCTACAGTGACGAATCAGTATACTGCCGATGATTATGCTTCTTACAATCTTAGCGGTGGCGTATCGGCAAAATCAGATCCTGGTTATAATAGTAATCCGACACTTGATAGAGGTACAAAGCCAACAGGTAAGATTGCAGCCGGGCAAGCCTTTTTTGTGACTACTAAAGCTGCAGGAAAAGTACTTTTTACCAATGCAATGCGATTGGGGGCAGCAGATAATGGCCAGTTTTTTAGATCAGCGGATCCGAAGAAAGGAACCGCGATTGAAAAGAATCGCATTTGGCTAAACATGACGAGTACATCCGGAGCTTTTAAGCAATTATTAGTGGGTTATATTGAAGGAGCTACCAATGACTATGATAGTAATTATGACGGATTAACTTTTGATGCTAATCAGTATATAGATTTTTACAGTATAAGTAATGGGAATAAATATGTAATTCAGGGACGCGCCTTACCGTTTACAGATTCTGATAGTGTTCCGTTAGGTTATCGAACTGCTGTTGCTGGCGATTTTACAATTGCAATAGACGAAGTAGATGGTAAGATGTTGAATCAGAAGATTTATGTTGAAGATAAGGCAGTTGGGATTATTCATGATTTAACGCAAAGTAATTTTACTTTTAAAACTGAGGCAGGTAGTTTTACGGAAAGGTTGGTGTTACGTTACACAGATAAAACTTTAGGTGTTGACGATTTTGGGAACGCAAAAGAGGGTATCTCAGTTTCGATAAAAGACAAAGTAATTGCGGTACAATCTTTCCAGGAAAATATTAAAGAAGTTAGGGTATATGATGTGTTGGGAAAAATGCTGTACACTAAAAAGAAAGTGAATGATACAGAATTGCAAATACAAAATTTATCATCCTCCAATCAGGTATTATTAGTAAAGGTTACTTTGGCAAATGATTTTACAGCTACACGAAAAATTATTTTTCAGTAA
- a CDS encoding T9SS sorting signal type C domain-containing protein, with protein sequence MRKYLLTLQLFALPLFFYAQTKTVSFSSVGTNSFYVPAGVSSVTMSAWGGGGAGGGSTVPGLSLQRAAGGGGGGAFAGGTYSMNISIQTTLSITVGKGGAGVLSGNGGAGDNSSITGYLIALAGNGGAVNNGTVTNPAGGAGGLASGSTGATKVDGVNGGAGETLLPAVTGAGGAGGTSGSDVGGAGGASITGLLANSNGNAGTQPGGGGSGGKSALLGSASAGGAGGTGKVVIVYTCPTYSLTSTSASTVNICTGTSSTITLNGSLPVGTYSVAYQVDGVTQTPVSMTVSTSGTGAFTAPGFSALGSKSLTVTSLTSGTSGNSADNCASTISANNTASVNVTSSGTAPVALAGSGATCTQITANWQVVSGSTYYTLDLSTDINFGSFVGSYNGLNVGNVLTVNITGLSNATTYYYRVRAFSGTCLSAYSNTITYKPAVSPGNVVLQAATNTSCTAFTANWSAEANAVSYLLDVSLVNTFASTVSGYNALDIGNVTTYTVTGLTASTTYYYRLRSKNGCGTSATGTATVQNITTAILPGTPLNDPVVQPTCDVLTGTVVLKNLPNRNDYTITQTGTFSNTYSGGIGADWTKYTITGLAPGTYNFTVQYPGTCASLPLSSIVVNALATNTYTIAGGWSLGTPTVSQNIVFADDFSSSGDVNSCGCTINAGKNVTINTSNTLTVRNALIVDSAPGTTLTFKTSSSLVQVNNAVNSGNISYERTSPGILKKDYLYWSTPVSPQRLIDLSSGTSPTKYFGFDGTQWVSTDRTTNMVVGKGYIIRGPETYSNTVKAAFTGIFSGVPNNGSLEGESLSSGKSYLIGNPYPSALNADALISTNSILGGTIYFWTHNTPVKLTYTNQYTADDYASYNLSGGVSAKSDPLHSDIPANDNGIKPTGKIAAGQSFFVTTVGAGKVQFNNSMRLGGANNNQFFKSESASKETTLVKKRIWLNMTNTSGAFKQLLVGYVEGATNEYDSNYDGISFNANPYLDFYSVANGNNYVIQGRALPFVDTDLVPLGYRTTIAGDFTISIDEVDDNMSEQAIYIEDKTTGEIHNLKQSNYTFTTEVGTFLDRLVLRYTRKTLGVDDFENTRNAIVVSVKNRIINVSSKEQLKDVFVYDVSGKLLYSKSKIGNKEFQIQNLALGNQMVLVKVILENDATGTRKIAF encoded by the coding sequence ATGAGAAAATATTTACTTACACTTCAGTTATTTGCATTGCCTTTATTTTTTTATGCACAGACTAAAACAGTCTCTTTTTCAAGTGTTGGAACAAATAGTTTTTATGTTCCTGCAGGTGTGTCATCAGTAACTATGAGTGCCTGGGGAGGCGGTGGAGCCGGAGGTGGCTCAACTGTTCCGGGTCTGAGTTTACAGAGAGCCGCCGGAGGAGGAGGAGGAGGAGCTTTTGCAGGAGGTACTTATTCTATGAACATCTCCATTCAAACAACCCTTTCAATTACAGTTGGTAAAGGAGGTGCGGGAGTTTTGTCAGGTAATGGAGGTGCAGGAGATAATTCATCGATTACAGGTTATTTAATTGCATTGGCAGGAAATGGAGGGGCTGTCAATAATGGTACAGTCACCAATCCGGCAGGAGGTGCCGGAGGATTAGCTTCAGGGTCTACAGGAGCCACTAAAGTCGACGGAGTGAACGGTGGGGCTGGTGAGACCCTTTTACCGGCTGTAACCGGAGCCGGAGGAGCCGGAGGTACAAGCGGATCAGATGTCGGAGGGGCAGGAGGTGCTAGTATTACAGGTTTACTAGCCAATAGTAATGGTAATGCGGGAACTCAACCCGGAGGAGGAGGTAGCGGAGGAAAATCGGCACTTTTAGGCTCGGCTTCAGCAGGGGGAGCCGGAGGAACCGGAAAAGTTGTGATTGTTTATACCTGTCCGACTTATAGTCTGACAAGTACATCAGCCTCAACCGTAAATATTTGTACCGGAACATCGTCAACGATAACCCTAAATGGTAGTTTACCGGTAGGGACCTATAGTGTTGCTTATCAGGTAGACGGAGTAACTCAGACACCGGTAAGTATGACCGTAAGTACAAGTGGAACCGGTGCTTTTACAGCTCCCGGATTTTCAGCTTTAGGGAGTAAAAGTTTAACAGTTACATCTTTAACTTCCGGAACAAGTGGTAATTCTGCCGATAATTGTGCTTCAACCATAAGTGCAAATAATACTGCTTCGGTAAATGTAACGTCATCCGGAACAGCTCCTGTTGCTTTGGCAGGAAGCGGAGCAACCTGTACCCAGATTACAGCAAATTGGCAGGTTGTTTCAGGATCGACTTATTACACACTGGATCTTTCTACAGATATTAATTTTGGAAGCTTTGTTGGAAGTTACAATGGTTTGAATGTGGGGAATGTTTTAACGGTAAATATTACAGGTTTAAGCAATGCGACTACTTATTATTACAGAGTTCGGGCATTTAGCGGTACCTGTCTGAGTGCTTATTCCAATACGATAACTTACAAACCTGCCGTTTCTCCGGGGAATGTTGTGTTGCAGGCAGCTACTAATACTTCTTGTACTGCATTTACGGCGAACTGGAGTGCAGAAGCCAACGCAGTGAGTTATTTATTAGATGTCTCTCTTGTGAATACATTTGCAAGTACTGTATCAGGATATAATGCCCTTGATATCGGAAATGTGACGACCTATACAGTGACCGGACTGACTGCAAGTACAACCTATTATTACAGACTTAGATCAAAAAATGGATGTGGAACCAGTGCTACCGGTACTGCGACGGTACAAAATATAACGACGGCTATTCTGCCGGGGACACCACTTAATGATCCGGTGGTGCAACCCACCTGTGATGTTCTGACAGGTACTGTGGTCTTAAAGAATTTACCGAACAGAAACGATTATACGATTACTCAAACAGGCACGTTTTCAAATACTTATTCAGGAGGTATAGGTGCCGATTGGACTAAATATACCATCACAGGTCTGGCTCCCGGTACTTATAATTTTACGGTACAATATCCGGGCACCTGTGCTTCTTTGCCATTGTCGAGTATTGTCGTAAATGCTTTAGCAACGAATACGTATACAATAGCTGGGGGATGGTCGCTTGGGACACCAACAGTAAGCCAGAATATTGTTTTTGCAGATGATTTTTCTTCGTCCGGAGATGTGAATAGCTGTGGCTGTACAATAAATGCAGGAAAAAATGTAACCATAAATACATCAAATACTTTAACGGTTAGGAATGCATTAATTGTGGATTCGGCGCCGGGAACAACTTTGACTTTCAAAACGAGTTCTAGTCTGGTTCAGGTAAATAATGCAGTTAATTCTGGAAATATTTCGTACGAGAGAACAAGTCCGGGAATTCTAAAAAAGGATTATCTGTATTGGTCTACTCCCGTAAGCCCCCAAAGATTAATCGATCTTTCGTCGGGAACATCGCCAACAAAGTATTTTGGGTTCGATGGTACGCAATGGGTATCTACCGACAGAACAACTAATATGGTAGTAGGTAAGGGGTATATTATTCGCGGTCCCGAGACTTATTCCAATACAGTTAAAGCAGCCTTCACAGGAATTTTTTCAGGAGTTCCGAATAATGGAAGTCTGGAAGGAGAATCTTTGAGTTCGGGAAAAAGTTATTTGATAGGAAATCCTTATCCATCTGCTTTAAATGCTGATGCACTTATAAGTACAAATAGTATACTAGGGGGGACAATTTATTTTTGGACGCACAATACACCTGTAAAACTAACATATACAAATCAGTACACAGCCGATGATTATGCTTCTTATAATTTAAGTGGAGGCGTTTCGGCGAAATCAGATCCGTTGCATAGTGATATTCCGGCAAATGATAATGGAATTAAGCCAACGGGTAAAATAGCAGCCGGACAATCGTTTTTTGTGACCACAGTAGGTGCAGGAAAAGTACAATTTAACAATTCAATGCGATTAGGCGGCGCCAATAACAATCAGTTTTTTAAATCTGAAAGTGCATCAAAGGAAACTACTTTGGTAAAAAAACGCATCTGGTTAAACATGACCAATACTTCAGGGGCTTTCAAACAGTTGCTGGTAGGATATGTAGAGGGAGCGACTAATGAATATGATAGTAATTATGACGGAATTAGTTTTAATGCAAATCCTTATCTCGATTTTTACAGCGTAGCAAACGGAAACAATTATGTCATTCAGGGTAGAGCTTTGCCTTTTGTAGATACGGACCTTGTTCCCTTAGGATATCGTACGACAATCGCGGGTGATTTTACTATCTCAATTGATGAGGTAGATGATAATATGAGTGAACAGGCTATTTATATCGAAGATAAAACAACTGGAGAGATTCATAATTTAAAACAAAGTAACTATACTTTTACAACAGAAGTCGGAACTTTCTTAGATCGATTGGTGTTGCGTTATACCAGAAAAACATTAGGTGTTGACGATTTTGAAAACACCAGGAATGCTATCGTTGTTTCTGTTAAAAATAGAATAATAAATGTGTCGTCAAAAGAACAGCTTAAAGACGTTTTTGTTTATGATGTGTCTGGAAAACTGCTTTACAGCAAAAGCAAAATTGGCAACAAAGAGTTTCAAATACAAAATTTAGCGTTAGGAAACCAGATGGTATTGGTAAAAGTGATTTTGGAAAATGATGCTACGGGAACACGAAAAATAGCTTTTTAG